A genomic region of Nitrospirota bacterium contains the following coding sequences:
- a CDS encoding MBL fold hydrolase, with protein sequence MAATAGNDEPIKIDNGVYWVGDSANSLLNRNIYLRVFQGEGKTLNMVIDPGPPVDLETMARKVASVIGNISKVQMVYVNHQDPDVGANTTYLARLNPKLLTLMTEDTWRLVQFFGLDQKNFRAVERFKNLRVNLPTGHLLQFIPTPFCHFRGACMVYDLETRILFSGDLFGGIASTDLTATEANWAGIKAFHQLYMPSNDALRLAVRRIRELQPPPLMIAPQHGGIIKGQLIEEFLEKMNSLSVGLDIIAGMGDRIPLIIDAVNEIIASAREVIGEDKVERVMRVFHPDGSYPAIFALSRDNRVTDIKADPIEAVEALTKLVFRSSTEKEKNLLQLRILKIFLDRNLPPLDVALSGEETAGVELTEG encoded by the coding sequence ATGGCGGCAACTGCGGGCAATGACGAGCCCATTAAGATAGACAATGGGGTCTACTGGGTTGGGGATTCGGCGAATTCTCTTCTCAATCGGAATATTTACCTGAGGGTCTTTCAGGGTGAAGGGAAGACCCTGAATATGGTGATTGACCCAGGTCCGCCCGTTGATCTTGAAACCATGGCCAGGAAGGTTGCCTCGGTGATTGGTAATATCTCCAAGGTCCAGATGGTCTACGTTAACCACCAAGACCCGGATGTCGGAGCCAATACGACGTATCTGGCGAGGCTCAACCCTAAGCTCCTGACGCTTATGACCGAGGACACGTGGCGTCTTGTCCAGTTTTTCGGATTGGACCAGAAGAACTTCCGCGCAGTCGAGCGATTCAAGAATTTGAGAGTGAACCTGCCGACGGGCCATCTGCTTCAGTTTATCCCGACCCCTTTCTGCCACTTCAGGGGCGCTTGCATGGTGTATGATCTGGAGACGAGAATTCTCTTTTCCGGCGATCTGTTCGGCGGTATCGCGTCGACTGATCTGACGGCTACCGAAGCCAACTGGGCAGGAATCAAGGCCTTCCATCAACTCTACATGCCGAGTAATGACGCTCTTCGCCTTGCAGTCCGGCGCATAAGGGAACTCCAGCCCCCGCCACTGATGATTGCACCGCAGCACGGGGGTATTATCAAAGGTCAGTTGATAGAGGAATTTCTCGAAAAAATGAATTCACTGAGCGTTGGCCTTGATATCATCGCCGGAATGGGTGACCGAATACCGCTCATCATTGATGCGGTCAACGAGATCATTGCCTCTGCCAGGGAAGTGATCGGAGAGGACAAGGTTGAACGTGTGATGCGGGTCTTCCATCCCGATGGAAGCTATCCGGCCATCTTTGCGCTGAGCCGGGACAATCGTGTGACCGATATCAAGGCCGATCCAATAGAGGCTGTTGAGGCACTGACAAAGCTGGTATTTAGATCTTCGACAGAAAAGGAAAAAAATCTTTTACAGCTCAGGATATTGAAGATATTCCTCGACCGGAACCTGCCTCCTCTCGACGTCGCGCTCTCAGGAGAAGAAACCGCAGGCGTCGAACTAACCGAGGGCTGA
- a CDS encoding NADH-quinone oxidoreductase subunit M — MEQTMNNALGFPILSMLICWPLVGAACILFINRTNERAIKMVSLLYSVATFLLSIFLFTHFDKSTHMMQFVERYAWIPYLNMNYHLGLDGISVLFVLLATLVTILCVLISWESVRIKTKEFFICLLILESAMIGVFCSLDFMLFYLFWEAMLIPMYLLIGVWGGPNRVYAAIKFFLYTLVGSVLMLVGIIVLYFYAGRTFNILELMTKAYPYKLQLMLFWAFFAAFAVKVPMFPVHTWLPDAHTEAPTAGSVILAAVLIKMGAYGFLRFSLPLLPDASREMAPIMLALSVIAIIYGGIICLAQTDLKRLIAYSSVSHMGFVTLGIFALNTQGVEGGILQMLNHGIVTGALFLSVGIIYERTHTRVIADYGGVASVMPIYASLFIVFTFASIGLPATNGFVGEFLILLGGFKASQWAGVLSATGIIIGAGYMLWLYQRVFFMETSQKVAGLQDITARELLTLLPMVILIFWIGIFPNTYLSFMHPTVQHLLERVNGGSAPAVAVNSIIQILR; from the coding sequence ATGGAACAGACGATGAATAACGCATTGGGATTTCCGATTCTGAGCATGCTGATCTGCTGGCCGCTGGTCGGAGCAGCCTGTATTTTGTTTATTAACCGGACGAATGAGAGGGCGATCAAGATGGTGAGCCTCCTGTACAGTGTCGCGACGTTTCTCCTCTCGATATTTCTCTTTACCCATTTTGATAAATCAACACATATGATGCAGTTTGTTGAGCGGTATGCATGGATACCGTATCTGAATATGAATTACCATCTTGGTCTTGACGGCATCAGTGTTCTTTTTGTTCTCCTTGCAACGCTCGTTACGATCCTATGCGTGCTGATCTCATGGGAATCGGTCAGGATAAAGACAAAGGAATTTTTCATCTGCCTCCTGATACTCGAAAGCGCAATGATCGGGGTCTTTTGCTCTCTTGATTTCATGCTCTTTTATCTGTTTTGGGAGGCGATGCTTATTCCGATGTACCTGCTCATCGGCGTATGGGGTGGCCCAAACAGGGTATATGCTGCAATAAAGTTTTTTCTGTACACGCTTGTCGGGAGTGTGCTGATGCTTGTCGGCATCATCGTTCTCTATTTCTATGCGGGCAGGACTTTCAATATCCTCGAGCTTATGACGAAGGCTTATCCCTACAAGCTCCAATTGATGCTCTTCTGGGCATTTTTCGCAGCATTTGCGGTGAAAGTGCCGATGTTCCCGGTGCATACCTGGCTGCCTGATGCCCACACCGAGGCGCCGACTGCAGGCAGTGTTATCCTTGCCGCAGTGCTTATCAAGATGGGGGCATACGGTTTTCTCAGATTCTCCCTGCCGCTTCTTCCTGATGCTTCCCGGGAGATGGCGCCAATCATGCTGGCTCTCTCCGTAATAGCCATTATTTACGGCGGCATTATCTGCCTTGCACAAACAGACCTGAAAAGGCTTATCGCATACAGTTCTGTAAGCCACATGGGGTTTGTTACCCTGGGGATCTTTGCACTGAACACGCAGGGAGTTGAGGGCGGAATACTGCAGATGCTGAATCACGGTATCGTCACCGGAGCCCTCTTCCTCAGTGTGGGCATCATATATGAAAGGACACATACCAGGGTGATCGCTGATTACGGAGGTGTTGCCTCAGTGATGCCGATATACGCATCGCTTTTTATTGTCTTTACGTTTGCGTCCATAGGGTTGCCGGCAACGAACGGCTTTGTGGGAGAGTTCCTCATTCTACTGGGCGGGTTTAAGGCAAGCCAGTGGGCCGGGGTGCTTTCGGCAACAGGTATTATCATAGGTGCGGGTTATATGCTCTGGCTTTATCAGCGGGTATTTTTTATGGAGACGAGCCAAAAAGTTGCAGGACTTCAGGACATAACCGCGAGGGAACTGCTTACGCTTCTTCCGATGGTTATCCTGATATTCTGGATTGGCATATTCCCCAACACATATCTGAGTTTCATGCACCCGACAGTCCAGCACCTTCTTGAGAGGGTGAACGGTGGAAGTGCGCCGGCAGTAGCAGTCAATAGCATCATACAGATTCTGAGATGA
- the cysQ gene encoding 3'(2'),5'-bisphosphate nucleotidase CysQ: MLRISLEAGLAILDVYNSDFAVEQKDDKSPLTLADKRSHMIIAGRLAALRDWPLPLLSEEGRNIAYDERKNWDSFWLVDPLDGTKEFVKRNGEFTVNIALIQNGLPLLGVIYIPVKNIFYYAAQGLGSYKLESCDAEIPASIEGLLKISFRLPLASQSAGHASPRSRTTVIGSRSHMSIETEQFITDLKTGYNEVVFLAAGSSLKFCLIAEGKADVYPRFGPTMEWDTAAGQAIVEQAGGRVLRAGSQELLSYNKENLLNPSFIVQRRP; the protein is encoded by the coding sequence TTGCTCAGAATATCCCTGGAAGCGGGCCTGGCAATCCTCGATGTCTATAATTCCGACTTTGCGGTCGAACAAAAGGACGACAAAAGTCCTCTTACTCTGGCCGATAAGCGTTCGCACATGATCATCGCTGGTCGGCTTGCCGCCCTCCGTGACTGGCCGCTTCCCCTGCTGAGCGAAGAGGGAAGGAACATCGCTTATGATGAGAGGAAAAACTGGGATAGCTTCTGGCTTGTCGATCCTCTTGATGGTACAAAGGAATTTGTCAAACGCAATGGCGAATTCACCGTGAACATTGCATTGATTCAAAACGGATTACCTTTGCTCGGGGTAATATACATACCGGTGAAGAATATTTTCTATTACGCTGCTCAGGGGCTGGGTTCATACAAGCTCGAATCATGCGATGCTGAAATCCCGGCATCGATTGAAGGTCTGCTGAAAATATCTTTCCGCCTTCCCCTTGCCTCTCAATCTGCAGGCCACGCGTCGCCCCGATCACGTACCACTGTCATCGGCAGCCGTTCTCATATGTCGATTGAAACCGAGCAGTTCATAACCGATCTGAAGACCGGATATAATGAGGTAGTTTTTCTGGCCGCAGGGAGTTCACTGAAGTTCTGTCTCATCGCCGAAGGCAAGGCAGACGTGTATCCGCGGTTTGGCCCTACCATGGAATGGGACACTGCGGCAGGACAGGCAATTGTGGAACAGGCAGGCGGCAGGGTACTCAGGGCAGGCTCGCAGGAGCTTCTGTCCTACAATAAAGAAAATCTTCTCAATCCAAGCTTTATCGTCCAACGAAGACCGTAA
- a CDS encoding NADH-quinone oxidoreductase subunit N: MPLIMPDLKPVLPEIVMVVMAIAMLMTDLVIKRKETIGFLTIVSAGAAFFALIGSMGSTFGGMYISDGYSSFFKVIFFVNLILTVLMSSKYLETLKINFGEYYSLIIFATLGMMLMASAADIIVLYLGLELMALSTYILAGFIRYDIKSNEAAMKYLLLGAFASAILLYGTSMIYGLTGTTNLRDIAAYIAKNNLVSNPVLMLSMILFAVAFSFKIAAVPFHMWAPDAYEGAPTPITAFMSVGPKAAGFAVLGRVFLTAFGPAHMDWAAIFIPIAILTMAVGNIVALSQTNIKRMLAYSSIAHAGYMLLGVISGTPDGMASMLNYMFIYAFMNIGAFAIVTMLRTEGFKGEEITDYEGLAKTHPVAAALMLVFMFSLTGIPPMAGFMGKFYLFMSAISAGYTWLVIVAVLFSAISAFFYLRIVMLMYMKEPKETVQLNSSPGLALALAVTVIAVLFIGILPSKFLMFARLAVSMF; encoded by the coding sequence ATGCCCCTGATAATGCCTGACCTTAAGCCGGTGTTGCCTGAGATCGTGATGGTTGTTATGGCAATCGCCATGCTCATGACGGACCTTGTGATCAAGCGCAAGGAGACGATCGGATTCCTTACGATTGTCTCTGCCGGAGCGGCTTTTTTTGCGCTTATAGGCTCAATGGGTTCCACTTTCGGCGGCATGTATATCTCTGATGGGTACAGCTCCTTCTTCAAGGTTATCTTTTTCGTCAATCTGATTCTCACGGTTCTCATGTCGTCGAAATACCTTGAGACCCTGAAGATCAATTTCGGCGAATATTATAGCCTCATCATTTTTGCCACGCTTGGAATGATGCTTATGGCGTCTGCTGCGGATATCATCGTTCTGTATCTTGGCCTTGAGCTAATGGCTCTGAGCACGTATATCCTTGCCGGTTTTATCCGCTATGATATCAAGTCGAACGAAGCCGCAATGAAATACCTGCTTCTTGGAGCGTTTGCCTCGGCGATACTCCTGTATGGAACATCCATGATCTACGGCCTAACCGGCACGACAAACCTCAGGGATATCGCGGCATATATTGCCAAAAACAATCTTGTTTCAAATCCCGTGCTTATGCTTTCGATGATCCTTTTTGCCGTTGCCTTTTCCTTCAAGATCGCTGCAGTGCCGTTTCATATGTGGGCACCCGATGCTTACGAAGGCGCACCTACCCCCATTACGGCATTCATGTCAGTTGGGCCAAAGGCAGCAGGGTTTGCAGTCTTGGGCAGAGTCTTTTTGACGGCATTCGGCCCTGCTCATATGGACTGGGCGGCGATATTCATCCCGATAGCGATCCTCACCATGGCAGTCGGAAATATCGTTGCTCTTTCACAGACCAATATCAAGAGGATGTTGGCATATTCTTCGATCGCACATGCCGGCTACATGCTCCTTGGTGTTATCTCAGGCACCCCTGATGGCATGGCGAGTATGCTCAACTATATGTTCATCTATGCATTCATGAACATAGGAGCCTTTGCCATTGTTACCATGCTCAGAACCGAAGGGTTCAAAGGAGAAGAGATAACTGATTATGAGGGACTTGCCAAGACGCATCCTGTTGCCGCGGCCCTTATGCTTGTCTTCATGTTCTCCCTTACCGGTATACCACCGATGGCGGGCTTTATGGGCAAATTCTACCTCTTTATGTCTGCGATCAGTGCCGGGTACACCTGGCTTGTTATCGTAGCGGTTCTGTTCAGCGCAATATCGGCCTTTTTTTATCTCAGAATCGTGATGCTCATGTATATGAAAGAGCCGAAGGAGACGGTGCAACTGAACAGTTCACCGGGGTTGGCACTGGCGCTCGCAGTGACTGTTATTGCGGTGCTCTTCATCGGTATACTGCCGTCAAAATTCCTTATGTTCGCCAGACTCGCAGTCTCTATGTTTTAA
- a CDS encoding rhodanese-like domain-containing protein — translation MVIKMLRLSVVSLVAAIVLFGTAGLSLAEKPTVLAPCKQCHQSEKDLVRGTLVSVSEKFKTINVQVGQKLVWIIKYGEDLKITGADKLSSISKDKEIGIKFTGDEKKPYAVSLSVKPPAKVAPEKLVPADELSKLVAMGPEKGGYMLIDSRPKPRFNEGHIPHAISLDNTKFNELKDKLLPKEKDILIIFYCGGVT, via the coding sequence ATGGTTATCAAGATGCTGCGATTATCTGTTGTGTCTTTAGTAGCGGCAATAGTTCTTTTTGGAACTGCCGGGCTGTCACTTGCAGAAAAGCCTACCGTTTTGGCTCCATGCAAGCAGTGTCATCAGTCCGAAAAAGACCTGGTAAGGGGCACGCTGGTATCGGTTTCAGAGAAGTTCAAGACCATTAATGTTCAGGTGGGCCAGAAGCTCGTATGGATCATTAAATATGGCGAAGACCTGAAGATCACCGGCGCCGACAAACTCTCATCAATCTCCAAGGATAAAGAGATTGGCATCAAGTTCACCGGAGATGAGAAGAAACCTTACGCAGTAAGCCTCTCGGTAAAGCCGCCGGCAAAGGTAGCCCCGGAAAAGCTTGTGCCTGCTGATGAACTGTCAAAACTCGTCGCAATGGGTCCTGAAAAAGGCGGCTATATGCTCATTGATTCTAGGCCGAAACCAAGGTTCAATGAGGGCCATATCCCCCATGCAATATCACTCGACAATACGAAATTCAATGAACTGAAAGACAAATTACTGCCAAAAGAGAAGGACATACTCATTATCTTCTACTGCGGCGGCGTTACCTGA
- the typA gene encoding translational GTPase TypA — MKRENLRNIAIIAHVDHGKTTLVDGMLRQSGTFRENERVQDRVMDNIDLERERGITIMAKNTAVDYQGTRINIIDTPGHADFGGEVERTLKMVDGVLLLVDASEGPLPQTRFVLKKALELNLPPIIVVNKIDRPDARIQDVLNEVYDLFIDLDATEDQLDFPIAYTNAKLGTAKLDLNEENVDLKPLFDLILNTIPAPEGDENGVLQLLVTNIDYNDYVGRLAIARVFSGTVKVGEWVAVVNSDGETVKTKVTQLYGFQGLDRVDIKEASVGDIVALAGIEGINIGDTITNIDNPKPLPRITVDEPTISMVFAVNTSPFAGKEGKYVTSRNIRERLEKELLYNVSIKVDFSNMDAFRVMGRGELQLAILIEMMRREGYELSVSMPETITKEIAGKVHEPMEMLVIDVPEEYVGVVTQQAGMRRGRMQKMQNNGHGRVRVEFRIPSRGLIGFRSQFLTDTRGTGLLNHLFDGYEPWQGPISKRTTGALVSDRSGKTTTYALFHLQPRGTLFVQENIPVYEGMIIGENSRDNDLDVNVIKEKKMTNMRASGADEALQLIPQKHMSLEQAIEFLKEDELVEITPQSIRLRKKVLQAGKRPRHKDTGS; from the coding sequence ATGAAACGCGAGAATTTGAGAAACATAGCAATTATAGCCCACGTTGACCATGGCAAGACTACGCTGGTTGACGGCATGCTCAGGCAGTCCGGTACCTTTCGTGAGAACGAGAGGGTGCAGGACAGGGTCATGGACAATATTGATCTGGAGCGCGAGCGTGGTATTACGATCATGGCAAAAAATACCGCCGTGGACTATCAGGGCACGAGGATCAATATCATCGACACCCCGGGCCATGCTGATTTTGGCGGCGAAGTTGAGCGGACACTCAAGATGGTTGATGGCGTTCTTCTCCTTGTTGACGCCTCAGAAGGTCCGCTGCCCCAGACGCGGTTTGTGCTGAAGAAGGCGCTTGAACTGAACCTCCCGCCGATAATCGTGGTCAACAAGATAGACAGGCCTGATGCCCGCATTCAGGATGTGCTGAACGAGGTCTACGATCTCTTTATCGACCTCGATGCAACCGAGGACCAGCTCGATTTCCCTATTGCTTACACCAACGCAAAGCTGGGCACGGCAAAGCTTGACCTCAACGAAGAAAATGTAGACCTGAAACCGCTTTTTGATCTTATATTGAACACAATTCCCGCTCCTGAGGGAGACGAAAACGGCGTGCTTCAGCTTTTGGTTACGAACATCGACTATAACGACTATGTCGGCAGGCTTGCGATCGCAAGGGTCTTTTCCGGCACCGTAAAGGTTGGAGAATGGGTGGCTGTTGTTAACAGTGACGGAGAGACCGTCAAGACAAAAGTGACACAGCTCTATGGTTTTCAGGGCCTTGACCGTGTTGATATCAAAGAGGCCTCAGTGGGCGATATTGTGGCGCTGGCAGGTATCGAAGGCATAAATATCGGCGATACCATTACAAATATCGATAACCCGAAGCCTCTTCCGCGCATCACGGTTGATGAACCGACCATATCCATGGTCTTTGCGGTAAACACTTCCCCCTTTGCAGGGAAGGAAGGAAAATATGTAACGTCAAGAAACATCCGGGAGCGACTCGAAAAAGAGCTTCTCTATAATGTTTCGATCAAGGTCGATTTTAGTAACATGGACGCATTCAGGGTTATGGGCAGGGGTGAGCTTCAGCTTGCGATTCTGATCGAGATGATGAGGAGGGAAGGGTATGAGCTTTCCGTTTCCATGCCAGAGACCATCACAAAAGAGATCGCCGGAAAAGTGCATGAGCCGATGGAAATGCTGGTGATAGATGTGCCCGAGGAATATGTCGGCGTTGTTACCCAGCAGGCAGGCATGCGTAGGGGAAGGATGCAGAAGATGCAGAATAACGGCCATGGAAGAGTCAGAGTTGAGTTCAGGATACCTTCGCGCGGCCTTATCGGGTTCCGTTCCCAGTTTCTGACGGACACGCGCGGCACAGGCCTTCTGAACCACCTCTTTGATGGTTACGAGCCCTGGCAGGGGCCCATATCAAAGCGTACGACAGGCGCTCTTGTTTCAGACAGGTCAGGCAAGACAACCACCTACGCTCTTTTCCATCTCCAGCCCCGTGGCACGCTTTTCGTCCAGGAAAATATCCCGGTATATGAAGGCATGATCATCGGCGAGAATTCCCGGGACAATGACCTTGACGTAAACGTTATCAAGGAAAAGAAGATGACGAATATGCGGGCATCCGGAGCGGATGAGGCTCTTCAGCTTATACCGCAGAAACATATGAGCCTTGAGCAGGCGATAGAATTCCTCAAGGAAGACGAGCTTGTTGAGATAACGCCTCAGTCCATAAGACTCAGGAAAAAGGTGCTCCAGGCAGGTAAAAGGCCCCGTCATAAAGACACCGGCTCCTGA